In a single window of the Mustela nigripes isolate SB6536 chromosome 17, MUSNIG.SB6536, whole genome shotgun sequence genome:
- the CHST6 gene encoding carbohydrate sulfotransferase 6: protein MWLPRVSSTAVTVLLLAQTCILLFLVSWPRPPSAASGKERVHVLVLSSWRSGSSFVGQLFSQHPDVFYLMEPGWHVWTTLSQGSAPALHMAVRDVVRSVFLCDMDVFDAYLPWRRNLSDLFQYAVSRALCSPPACSAFPRGAISSEAVCKPLCARQPFSRAQEACRAYSHVVLKEVRFFNLQVLYQLLNDPALNLRIVHLVRDPRAVLRSREQTAKALARDNGIVLGTNGTWVEADPGLRVVREVCRSHVRIAEAATQKPPPFLRGRYRLVRFEDLARAPLPEIRALYAFAGLSLTPQLQAWIHNITHGSGPGARREAFKTSSRDAVNVSQAWRHALPFAKIRRVQELCAGALQLLGYRPVSSESEQRDLSLDLVLPRGPSSFSWASSTDAHP, encoded by the coding sequence ATGTGGCTGCCGCGCGTCTCCAGCACGGCGGTGACCGTGCTCCTGCTGGCGCAGACCTGCATCCTGCTTTTCCTGGTCTCCTGGCCCAGGCCACCGTCTGCAGCCAGCGGCAAAGAGCGGGTGCACGTGCTGGTGCTGTCCTCGTGGCGCTCGGGCTCGTCCTTCGTGGGCCAGCTCTTCAGCCAGCACCCCGACGTCTTCTACCTGATGGAGCCCGGGTGGCACGTGTGGACCACCCTGTCGCAGGGGAGCGCACCGGCGCTGCACATGGCCGTGCGCGACGTGGTGCGCTCCGTCTTCCTGTGCGACATGGACGTGTTCGACGCCTACCTGCCGTGGCGCCGCAACCTGTCGGACCTCTTCCAGTACGCAGTGAGCCGCGCGCTGTGCTCGCCCCCTGCCTGCAGCGCCTTCCCGCGCGGCGCCATCAGCAGCGAGGCGGTGTGCAAGCCGCTGTGCGCGCGGCAGCCCTTTAGCCGGGCCCAGGAGGCCTGCCGCGCCTATAGCCACGTGGTGCTCAAGGAGGTGCGCTTCTTCAACCTGCAGGTGCTCTACCAGCTGCTCAACGACCCGGCGCTCAACCTGCGCATCGTGCACCTGGTGCGCGACCCGCGGGCCGTGCTGCGCTCGCGCGAGCAGACCGCCAAGGCGCTGGCGCGCGACAACGGCATCGTCCTGGGCACCAACGGCACATGGGTGGAGGCCGACCCCGGCCTGCGCGTGGTGCGCGAGGTGTGCCGCAGCCACGTGCGCATCGCCGAGGCCGCCACGCAGAAGCCGCCGCCCTTCCTGCGAGGCCGCTACCGCCTGGTGCGTTTCGAGGACCTGGCGCGGGCGCCGCTGCCCGAGATCCGCGCGCTCTACGCCTTCGCGGGCCTGAGCCTCACGCCGCAGCTGCAGGCCTGGATCCACAACATCACGCACGGGTCCGGGCCCGGCGCGCGCCGCGAGGCCTTCAAGACCTCGTCCAGGGACGCGGTCAATGTCTCCCAGGCCTGGCGCCACGCGCTGCCCTTCGCCAAGATACGCCGCGTGCAGGAGCTGTGCGCCGGCGCGCTGCAGCTGCTGGGCTACCGGCCCGTCTCCTCCGAGAGCGAGCAGCGCGACCTCAGCCTGGACCTGGTGCTGCCGCGCGGCCCTAGCAGCTTCAGCTGGGCGTCCTCCACGGACGCACACCCCTAA